Proteins encoded within one genomic window of Mycolicibacterium monacense:
- a CDS encoding FAD-dependent oxidoreductase, which produces MTTAVDVVIVGAGPTGLTAAGDLARAGRTVVVFEKRSTPNPSSRAFATMARTLEVLDARGLAGDLIAQGHRAPGVSLFAGAQIDLSHLDSPYPFVLVTPQTNVDRTLLDYAQRYGADIRRGVAVVGIDQDADGVTVTARSQDSSRDIAWRADYVVGADGAHSTVRELLRIDFPGRTILSSLVLADVKLSDGPAGGGLTVGSTRDVFGFLAPYDRHDADGSWYRAMLWDRHHQVPDHVPADRTEISGVLARAFDTDPGLVNVDWTSRFHCDERQVAQYRHGRVFLAGDAAHVHSPMGGQGMNTGIQDAANLAWKLDAVLAGADDALLDTYHCERHPIGRRVLRQSGLMARGITLRPRVARWVRNRLAPRLLQVPMIRDGVAGSFAGTGLRYPGAGLVGTRATQIPLTEGRLSELLRTPGFVLIRERGAAVVDSFSGHQAERTDDGPAVLIRPDGYVAWAGDSADHPPWVTCPSSSAVRG; this is translated from the coding sequence ATGACCACCGCGGTCGACGTCGTGATCGTCGGCGCCGGGCCGACCGGTCTGACCGCCGCTGGTGACCTGGCCCGCGCCGGTCGCACCGTCGTGGTGTTCGAGAAACGGTCGACGCCGAATCCGTCGAGCCGCGCGTTCGCCACGATGGCACGCACGCTCGAGGTCCTCGACGCGCGCGGCCTCGCCGGCGACCTGATCGCGCAGGGGCACCGCGCGCCGGGGGTGTCGCTCTTCGCCGGCGCGCAGATCGATCTCAGCCACCTCGACTCGCCGTACCCGTTCGTGTTGGTCACCCCGCAGACCAACGTCGACCGCACCCTTCTGGACTACGCCCAGCGGTACGGCGCCGACATCAGACGCGGCGTGGCAGTCGTGGGGATCGACCAGGACGCCGACGGTGTGACGGTCACGGCCAGGTCCCAGGACTCGTCGCGTGACATCGCCTGGCGGGCAGACTATGTCGTCGGCGCGGACGGGGCGCACAGCACGGTGCGCGAATTGCTGCGCATCGACTTCCCGGGTAGGACGATCCTGTCCTCGCTCGTCCTGGCCGACGTCAAGCTGTCCGACGGCCCCGCCGGCGGAGGTCTGACCGTCGGCAGCACCCGCGACGTGTTCGGATTTCTGGCGCCCTATGACCGCCACGATGCCGACGGATCCTGGTATCGCGCGATGTTGTGGGACCGCCACCACCAGGTTCCCGACCACGTGCCTGCCGACCGCACCGAGATCAGCGGGGTCCTCGCGCGGGCCTTCGACACCGACCCCGGTCTGGTGAACGTCGACTGGACGTCGCGATTCCATTGCGACGAAAGGCAGGTCGCGCAGTACCGGCACGGCCGCGTGTTCCTCGCCGGCGACGCCGCGCACGTGCACTCCCCCATGGGTGGGCAGGGGATGAACACCGGCATCCAGGACGCGGCCAACCTCGCTTGGAAACTCGACGCTGTGCTGGCCGGGGCCGACGACGCCCTCCTCGACACCTACCACTGCGAGCGTCATCCGATCGGACGGCGGGTGCTGCGGCAGTCCGGGCTGATGGCACGAGGCATCACGCTTCGCCCGCGGGTGGCGCGGTGGGTGCGAAACAGGCTGGCGCCGAGGCTACTTCAGGTACCGATGATCCGCGACGGCGTGGCGGGCAGCTTCGCGGGGACCGGCCTTCGCTATCCGGGCGCCGGCCTCGTCGGAACCCGCGCCACCCAGATCCCGTTGACCGAGGGGCGACTTTCCGAACTGCTCCGCACGCCGGGTTTCGTACTGATCCGTGAACGCGGCGCCGCCGTCGTGGACTCGTTCAGCGGACACCAGGCCGAACGCACCGACGATGGTCCGGCCGTGCTGATACGTCCCGACGGTTACGTCGCGTGGGCCGGGGATTCGGCGGACCATCCGCCGTGGGTGACGTGTCCTTCATCGTCAGCGGTGCGCGGATAG
- a CDS encoding adenylate/guanylate cyclase domain-containing protein, producing MLDDPHMDIALWVVVLLEFAGLVTLGVLLLVARRRLASARKQVVRRSDGDGPRRRRRPMGVAPLAIKTVANTVQTADSIIRRQLGASVRSSIEDLAGWARVERPDLARITADGRVVLVFSDIEGSTQRNATLGDRDWVELLERHEQLIRRQVTAHRGFVVKNQGDGFMIAFPEPAGAVRCCIAVQQALLQDGYATDGIRVRTGVHVGTSVRRGDDLFGLDVATAARVADLADGGQILVSEALRGAVGEDAGIDFGTRRDVELKGLPAPQTVYAVEIPRS from the coding sequence ATGCTGGATGATCCACACATGGACATCGCGCTGTGGGTGGTCGTGCTGCTCGAGTTCGCCGGCCTGGTCACCCTCGGCGTCCTTCTCCTCGTCGCCCGGCGCAGACTGGCGTCGGCACGTAAGCAGGTCGTGCGACGCAGCGACGGTGACGGGCCGCGCCGGCGCCGCCGACCGATGGGGGTTGCGCCGCTGGCCATCAAGACCGTCGCTAACACGGTGCAGACCGCCGACTCGATCATCCGGCGGCAGCTCGGCGCATCGGTGCGCAGCTCGATCGAAGACCTGGCCGGCTGGGCGCGGGTGGAACGCCCGGACCTCGCCCGCATCACCGCCGACGGACGAGTGGTGCTGGTGTTCTCCGACATCGAGGGGTCGACGCAACGCAACGCGACGCTGGGTGATCGCGACTGGGTGGAGCTTCTCGAGCGCCACGAACAGCTGATCCGGCGACAGGTCACGGCCCACCGGGGTTTCGTCGTCAAAAACCAAGGTGACGGTTTCATGATCGCCTTCCCGGAGCCCGCGGGCGCCGTCCGGTGTTGTATTGCGGTGCAGCAGGCGCTTCTTCAAGACGGGTATGCCACGGACGGAATTCGCGTGCGGACGGGCGTCCACGTCGGCACCTCGGTCCGGCGCGGTGACGACCTGTTCGGTCTCGACGTCGCGACGGCCGCACGGGTCGCCGACCTCGCCGACGGCGGTCAGATCCTGGTCAGCGAAGCGCTCCGCGGGGCGGTCGGTGAGGACGCGGGAATCGATTTCGGTACGAGACGTGACGTCGAGCTCAAAGGCCTTCCCGCACCGCAGACGGTGTACGCAGTGGAGATCCCGCGCTCTTGA
- a CDS encoding SDR family NAD(P)-dependent oxidoreductase produces the protein MSEKSYAVIVGGASGIGATIVRAMADRGYAVVVADRNIDAANALVEQLGAGGHTAAEVDVVDEAGVATLFESVAALPGRFEVAVNCAGITALGLVTDLPVNKFRRVVDVCLAGAFLVIQHAGRHLADGGTIISLSSLNARQPAVGMSAYSSAKAGLSMLTQVAALELAPRIRVNAVAPGLVRTPLTSGALGVPGVEDEYVENIPLGRPGTPEEIADAVMYLATAEWTTGEVLDLNGGAHLMRYPNVHAHFEQARTR, from the coding sequence GTGAGCGAGAAGTCGTATGCCGTCATCGTCGGCGGGGCGTCGGGTATCGGCGCCACCATCGTCCGCGCCATGGCCGATCGCGGCTACGCGGTGGTGGTCGCCGATCGCAACATCGACGCGGCGAACGCGCTGGTCGAACAACTCGGTGCGGGTGGACATACCGCCGCCGAGGTCGACGTCGTCGACGAAGCAGGCGTGGCAACGCTTTTCGAGTCGGTGGCCGCACTGCCCGGGAGGTTCGAGGTCGCGGTCAACTGCGCGGGCATCACCGCGCTCGGCCTGGTCACGGATCTGCCCGTCAACAAGTTCCGCCGCGTCGTCGACGTGTGCCTGGCCGGCGCGTTCCTCGTCATCCAGCATGCCGGCAGGCACCTCGCCGACGGCGGCACGATCATCTCGCTGAGCTCACTCAACGCCCGGCAGCCCGCGGTCGGCATGAGCGCCTACAGTTCCGCCAAGGCCGGGCTGTCGATGCTGACCCAGGTGGCCGCACTGGAACTCGCCCCGCGGATCCGGGTCAACGCGGTGGCGCCCGGGCTGGTGCGAACCCCGTTGACGTCCGGAGCGTTGGGCGTGCCCGGCGTGGAGGACGAGTACGTCGAGAACATCCCGCTGGGCCGGCCCGGTACGCCGGAGGAGATCGCGGATGCGGTGATGTACCTGGCCACCGCCGAGTGGACCACCGGCGAAGTGCTCGACCTCAACGGCGGAGCGCATCTGATGCGCTACCCGAACGTGCACGCCCACTTCGAACAGGCCCGCACCCGGTGA
- a CDS encoding lipid-transfer protein encodes MQSTVCIAGVGMTPFAKPGKSADYQQMGAQAARAALADAGLDYAKVEQAYAGYVYGDSTSGQATLYHLGLSGIPVVNVNNNCSTGSSALWLARQAVASGVADCVLALGFEQMRPGALAAVWDDRPSSTGKFEEIALGRPGADPKAPMAAQLFGGAGVAHMERFGTKPETFGRISVKARQHAARNPFAVFRDPVTLDEVMASPTIWGPLTRLQCCPPTCGAAAAVVCSTEFAAAHGIDGAVGIRAQSLVTDLPGAFDGEDMRRVVGYDMTAKAAADVYEAAGVGPEDIPVVELHDCFTTNELITYEGLGLTPEGTAEKFILDGDNTYGGRVVTNPSGGLLSKGHPLGATGLAQCAELVWQLRGEAGDRQVEGARLGLQHNLGLGGACVVTLYEKSA; translated from the coding sequence ATGCAGAGCACCGTCTGTATCGCGGGGGTCGGGATGACCCCCTTCGCCAAGCCGGGGAAGAGCGCGGATTACCAGCAGATGGGCGCCCAGGCGGCCCGCGCGGCCCTCGCCGACGCCGGGCTGGACTACGCCAAGGTCGAGCAGGCCTACGCGGGCTACGTCTACGGCGACTCCACGTCGGGCCAGGCGACGCTGTACCACCTCGGTCTCTCGGGTATCCCGGTGGTCAACGTCAACAACAACTGTTCGACCGGATCCTCCGCACTGTGGCTCGCGCGACAGGCGGTCGCGTCGGGCGTCGCGGATTGCGTGCTGGCGCTTGGCTTCGAGCAGATGCGTCCGGGCGCACTGGCCGCCGTATGGGACGACCGGCCGAGCTCGACCGGGAAGTTCGAGGAGATCGCCCTGGGCCGACCGGGCGCAGATCCCAAGGCCCCGATGGCCGCACAGCTCTTCGGCGGTGCGGGAGTGGCGCACATGGAGCGCTTCGGAACCAAACCCGAGACGTTCGGCCGAATTTCGGTCAAGGCGCGCCAGCATGCTGCGCGTAACCCGTTCGCGGTCTTTCGCGATCCGGTGACACTCGACGAGGTGATGGCCTCTCCGACGATCTGGGGACCGTTGACCCGACTGCAGTGCTGCCCTCCCACCTGCGGGGCGGCTGCGGCGGTGGTGTGCAGCACCGAGTTCGCTGCCGCGCACGGCATCGACGGAGCTGTGGGCATCAGGGCACAGTCGCTGGTCACCGATCTGCCGGGCGCGTTCGACGGCGAAGACATGCGCCGCGTCGTGGGTTACGACATGACGGCGAAGGCCGCGGCCGACGTGTACGAAGCGGCCGGCGTGGGACCCGAGGACATCCCCGTGGTCGAACTGCACGACTGCTTCACGACCAACGAGCTGATCACCTATGAGGGGCTCGGACTGACTCCCGAGGGCACCGCGGAGAAGTTCATCCTCGACGGTGACAACACCTACGGCGGACGGGTGGTGACCAATCCGTCGGGTGGCCTGTTGTCCAAGGGGCATCCGCTCGGCGCCACCGGACTGGCGCAATGCGCCGAACTGGTCTGGCAGTTGCGTGGCGAGGCCGGCGACCGGCAGGTCGAGGGGGCTCGACTGGGACTGCAGCACAACCTCGGACTCGGTGGCGCCTGTGTGGTCACCCTCTACGAGAAGAGCGCATGA
- a CDS encoding MaoC family dehydratase N-terminal domain-containing protein, with product MMSTASLKGYTWPESTVDVERGRVAMFAKAIGETDPVYFDVEAARAAGHPDLLAPPTFVFGLDLEHSDTLGVLEAHGVNLSAVLHGEQRFTYHREVHAGDSLTLQAEFTDYYAKRGGALEFLVRRSQLTSAGELVAEMESVSVIRNGAPS from the coding sequence ATGATGAGCACCGCATCACTCAAGGGCTACACGTGGCCGGAGAGCACCGTCGACGTCGAACGCGGTCGTGTCGCGATGTTCGCCAAGGCCATCGGTGAGACCGACCCGGTCTACTTCGATGTCGAGGCCGCACGGGCCGCCGGACATCCCGACCTGCTGGCACCGCCCACTTTCGTGTTCGGCCTGGATCTCGAGCACTCCGACACGCTGGGGGTGCTCGAGGCTCACGGGGTGAACCTGTCGGCGGTGCTGCACGGCGAACAGCGCTTCACCTACCACCGCGAGGTCCACGCCGGTGACAGCCTCACCCTGCAGGCTGAGTTCACCGACTACTACGCCAAGCGCGGCGGAGCCCTCGAATTCCTCGTCCGCCGTTCGCAATTGACCTCTGCCGGCGAGCTCGTCGCCGAGATGGAGAGCGTATCCGTGATCCGGAATGGAGCGCCATCGTGA
- a CDS encoding MaoC/PaaZ C-terminal domain-containing protein, with protein MTTDIADIQVGTEVPALAVQPITRTTLALFAGASGDHNPIHIDLDAAKEAGFDDVFAHGMLSMAYLGRLITSWVPQSQLRSLSTRFSAITPVHARPTCTGTVTSVDEVDGERRATLDVQITLEDGTVTLRGEAVVAVR; from the coding sequence GTGACCACCGACATCGCCGACATCCAGGTCGGGACGGAAGTGCCTGCCCTTGCGGTGCAACCGATCACCCGCACGACCCTGGCGCTGTTCGCCGGCGCCTCGGGTGACCACAATCCAATCCACATCGATCTGGACGCCGCCAAGGAAGCCGGATTCGACGACGTGTTCGCGCACGGCATGCTGTCGATGGCCTACCTCGGCCGGTTGATCACCTCATGGGTTCCGCAGTCCCAGCTCCGCTCCCTGAGCACGCGATTCAGCGCCATCACCCCGGTGCACGCGCGACCCACGTGCACCGGCACCGTGACGAGCGTCGACGAGGTCGACGGTGAACGGCGCGCCACCCTCGACGTGCAGATCACGCTCGAGGATGGGACGGTCACCCTTCGCGGCGAGGCCGTGGTGGCGGTGCGCTGA
- a CDS encoding TetR/AcrR family transcriptional regulator, whose amino-acid sequence MAQAVRQHARSSVRKLQLSQAAARLFTERGYHNVSMDDVASAVGLTGPALYRHFRKKHDILAQAISEQLASVEAVAVRAVEADLAPPERSAMFLSELADLVLEREEVLLWKRERRELSESEQDEFRSKLNDVLWLTVQALGLGDDGEPTSDAELRAWSVLAVYSSVSPARRGMDDASAKRILQSMADGVLNCELDAAATTSRPPLAPPRRPPGRRERILSTATRLFHAQSYHSVGIEEIAAESDTAIATFYQYFTGKAELLQAVLNRGAEGLHYVTNHRLPTASTPQEAVDIIACTLIELALGPHQPILAILAADLIYLPEKAQEAIRTSQREYIDEWVVAITGVRPELSAHHARLLARASIGLVTDITQTQSMRNRPGIAGELHRLVSAVLAA is encoded by the coding sequence GTGGCGCAAGCCGTTCGCCAGCACGCGCGGAGTTCGGTGCGCAAGCTGCAGTTGTCCCAGGCTGCCGCACGCCTGTTCACCGAACGCGGCTACCACAACGTCAGCATGGACGATGTGGCGTCGGCCGTCGGGCTGACCGGACCGGCCCTGTACCGGCACTTCCGCAAGAAGCACGACATTCTCGCCCAGGCGATCTCCGAGCAGCTGGCATCGGTCGAAGCCGTCGCGGTGCGGGCCGTCGAGGCGGATCTGGCACCGCCCGAGCGCTCGGCGATGTTCCTCTCCGAGCTCGCCGATCTGGTGCTCGAACGCGAAGAGGTGCTGCTGTGGAAGCGCGAGCGCCGCGAGTTGTCCGAAAGTGAGCAGGACGAGTTCCGGTCGAAGCTCAACGACGTCCTGTGGCTGACGGTGCAGGCGCTCGGACTCGGCGACGACGGCGAGCCGACCAGCGACGCCGAATTGCGGGCGTGGAGCGTGCTGGCCGTCTACTCGAGCGTCTCCCCCGCCCGCAGGGGCATGGACGACGCTTCAGCCAAGCGAATACTGCAGTCGATGGCTGATGGTGTGCTGAACTGCGAACTGGACGCAGCGGCAACGACATCCAGGCCTCCCCTCGCTCCACCGCGGCGCCCTCCGGGCCGGCGTGAGCGCATCCTCAGCACGGCCACTCGCCTGTTTCACGCCCAGAGCTACCACTCGGTGGGAATCGAGGAGATCGCCGCGGAGTCCGATACCGCTATCGCGACGTTCTACCAGTACTTCACCGGTAAGGCCGAGCTCCTGCAGGCGGTGCTGAATCGGGGTGCCGAAGGTCTGCACTATGTGACCAATCACCGGCTGCCGACGGCGAGCACACCGCAAGAGGCCGTCGACATTATCGCCTGCACCCTCATCGAGCTGGCACTGGGTCCGCACCAACCGATTCTGGCGATTCTCGCCGCCGATCTGATCTATCTACCGGAGAAGGCCCAGGAAGCGATCCGGACGAGCCAGCGCGAGTACATCGACGAATGGGTGGTGGCCATCACCGGTGTCCGGCCAGAGTTGTCGGCCCACCATGCCCGGCTGCTCGCCCGGGCGTCGATCGGTCTGGTCACCGACATCACCCAAACCCAGAGCATGCGCAACCGGCCCGGCATCGCAGGCGAGTTGCACCGCCTCGTGTCGGCGGTGCTCGCCGCTTAG
- a CDS encoding 3,4-dihydroxy-2-butanone-4-phosphate synthase, with protein MRDDMVVAEISCGRAAVIPDGERGALLFFAAEAASAQLLNFAIRYSSGLIHAAMRSDRLDRLRIHDQPVLPSEDRALGFTVSVDAVGTGTGISGQARAQTLRALGSPQTTPGDLVRPGHVLPVRCPHVPRNAPDLVWDRMVRIVERAGCTPVAAACRLVHDSGDVLDDAAAEDFAATFGLALVSAPQPVRVLAAGA; from the coding sequence ATGCGCGACGACATGGTGGTTGCCGAAATCAGCTGCGGCAGAGCCGCTGTCATTCCGGACGGTGAGCGTGGCGCGTTGTTGTTCTTCGCCGCCGAAGCGGCGTCCGCGCAGCTTCTGAACTTCGCGATCAGATACTCCTCGGGTCTCATCCACGCCGCGATGCGCTCGGACCGACTGGACCGACTGCGCATCCACGACCAGCCGGTGCTGCCCTCGGAGGACCGCGCCCTCGGCTTCACGGTCTCGGTCGACGCGGTGGGCACGGGCACCGGTATCTCCGGACAGGCTCGGGCGCAGACGCTGCGCGCGCTCGGATCACCGCAGACGACGCCGGGCGATCTGGTCCGGCCCGGCCATGTGTTGCCGGTCCGGTGTCCCCACGTCCCGCGCAACGCACCGGATCTGGTGTGGGACAGGATGGTGCGAATAGTCGAGCGGGCCGGGTGCACACCGGTGGCGGCGGCGTGCCGGCTGGTGCACGACTCGGGCGACGTACTCGACGACGCGGCGGCCGAGGATTTCGCGGCCACCTTCGGGTTGGCGCTGGTGTCGGCGCCACAACCGGTCCGGGTGCTGGCCGCAGGAGCCTAA
- a CDS encoding flavin reductase family protein — MAQAQLGSLTDAFRDAMASVCTPVAVITAMDDTRPHGTTVSAFASLSMSPPSLLVSLDQGSDLLSLIRRTSAFGVNILGSGQSSLASCFAKKGRDKFTDVDWSLADGLPRLAGVPGWFACDVIQLVEAADHVVVIGAVRSVESRDTPPLTYHGREFGTHRVLD; from the coding sequence ATGGCGCAGGCACAACTGGGTTCCCTCACGGACGCCTTCCGGGATGCGATGGCATCGGTGTGTACGCCGGTCGCCGTCATCACCGCCATGGATGACACGAGGCCGCACGGCACCACGGTGAGCGCCTTCGCCTCGCTGTCGATGTCTCCACCGTCGCTGTTGGTGAGCCTCGACCAGGGTTCTGACCTGCTCTCACTGATCCGGCGGACGAGTGCCTTCGGAGTCAACATCCTCGGCAGCGGTCAGTCGAGCCTGGCCTCCTGCTTCGCGAAGAAGGGTCGGGACAAGTTCACCGACGTGGATTGGTCACTGGCCGACGGCCTTCCGCGTCTGGCCGGCGTCCCGGGATGGTTCGCCTGCGACGTCATCCAGCTCGTCGAGGCCGCCGACCACGTCGTCGTGATCGGCGCGGTGCGGTCGGTGGAGAGTCGTGACACGCCACCGTTGACCTATCACGGCCGCGAGTTTGGTACCCATCGAGTTCTCGACTGA
- a CDS encoding alpha/beta hydrolase, with protein MGSSLIEEHLSDADREALARAEGDLGRVFGDGRVSVPELRARLDEMMLAPGLPDGTAVTEFDAGGVPALRVETGSVDDSAAIVWLHGGGYLIGSAHGYRAMAAAVSAASGHPVVVPDYRRAPENPYPAALQDAQAVMNWAAQTYGDRWVLAGDSAGGGLTMASLIRARDAATPMPAGAVLVSPLADLTASGASFDTYAAEDMAISRRSVKHLAYAYLNGHDPGDPHVSPVFGTFDRMPPTLIMASDREVLLDDARTLHAAMQRDGSPSTLSVYAGVCHAWTMFASYMPRARRAVDEISVFARAAIDAARTEGR; from the coding sequence ATGGGTTCGTCCCTGATCGAGGAGCACTTGTCGGATGCCGATCGCGAGGCCCTGGCCCGAGCCGAAGGTGACCTCGGCAGAGTCTTCGGCGACGGGCGGGTATCGGTCCCCGAACTGCGCGCCCGACTCGACGAGATGATGCTCGCCCCGGGTCTGCCCGACGGCACGGCCGTCACCGAATTCGATGCGGGTGGCGTACCCGCGCTCCGGGTCGAGACCGGGTCCGTCGACGACAGCGCCGCGATCGTCTGGCTCCACGGCGGCGGGTATCTGATCGGTTCGGCGCACGGTTACCGCGCCATGGCGGCGGCGGTGTCGGCTGCGAGCGGACATCCGGTGGTGGTGCCCGACTACCGACGGGCCCCGGAGAATCCGTACCCGGCCGCTCTTCAGGACGCGCAGGCGGTGATGAACTGGGCGGCGCAGACCTATGGCGACAGATGGGTGCTGGCCGGCGATTCGGCGGGTGGCGGGCTCACCATGGCCTCGCTCATCCGGGCCCGCGATGCCGCGACGCCGATGCCTGCGGGCGCCGTCCTCGTGTCACCGTTGGCGGATCTCACCGCCTCGGGCGCCAGCTTCGACACCTATGCCGCCGAGGACATGGCGATTTCCCGCCGTTCGGTCAAACACCTCGCGTACGCCTACCTCAACGGGCACGACCCGGGCGATCCGCACGTATCACCGGTATTCGGCACCTTCGATCGGATGCCACCGACACTGATCATGGCCAGCGATCGGGAGGTGCTGCTCGACGACGCCAGAACGCTGCATGCCGCCATGCAGCGCGACGGGTCGCCATCCACCCTCAGCGTCTACGCGGGCGTCTGCCATGCGTGGACGATGTTCGCGTCGTACATGCCGCGCGCCCGCCGCGCAGTCGACGAGATCTCCGTATTCGCCCGCGCCGCGATCGACGCGGCACGCACGGAAGGGCGCTGA
- a CDS encoding SDR family NAD(P)-dependent oxidoreductase, which yields MPRLSNRVALVTGATTVEPGGLNIGGAAATEVVAEGARVVLADINIEGASALAEQLNQKYGPDVAIAVHTDLRDEDAIQRLVATTVSTFGKLDVLFNIAGVFPAGDGDVATMPIEVWDDVMAVNVRSAMLTTKHALPHLRVEGGSIVNTASTHAFAGDTSLTGYGATKAALLALTKYTATQYGRERVRCNAICPGTTTTPPAQQLPEAVKDIYRRHTPAPDLNGPADLAKVYAFLASDDSRGINGETIRVDGGLLAHQPFVPDMDSLGAATATSQ from the coding sequence ATGCCACGTCTATCGAACAGGGTCGCCCTCGTCACGGGTGCGACCACCGTGGAACCCGGCGGCCTCAACATCGGCGGTGCCGCAGCCACCGAGGTGGTGGCCGAAGGCGCCCGCGTGGTGCTCGCCGACATCAACATCGAGGGCGCTTCGGCTCTCGCCGAGCAACTCAACCAGAAGTACGGCCCGGACGTCGCGATCGCGGTCCACACCGACCTCCGCGACGAGGATGCGATTCAACGGCTCGTGGCCACCACGGTCTCCACCTTCGGCAAACTCGATGTGCTGTTCAACATCGCCGGCGTCTTCCCCGCCGGTGACGGTGACGTCGCCACCATGCCGATCGAGGTCTGGGACGACGTGATGGCGGTCAACGTGCGCAGCGCCATGCTCACCACCAAACACGCTCTGCCGCATCTTCGCGTCGAGGGCGGGTCGATCGTGAACACCGCGTCCACCCACGCGTTCGCCGGCGACACCAGCCTGACCGGGTACGGGGCGACGAAGGCGGCTCTGCTGGCCCTGACCAAGTACACCGCCACCCAGTACGGGCGGGAACGGGTGCGCTGCAACGCCATCTGCCCGGGCACCACCACGACACCACCGGCCCAGCAGTTGCCGGAGGCCGTCAAGGACATCTACCGCCGCCATACGCCCGCACCCGACCTCAACGGCCCCGCCGACCTGGCCAAGGTGTATGCCTTCCTGGCGTCCGATGACTCTCGCGGGATCAACGGCGAGACCATCCGGGTCGACGGCGGACTGCTGGCCCACCAGCCCTTCGTCCCGGACATGGACTCACTGGGCGCCGCGACGGCCACGTCCCAGTAG
- a CDS encoding CAP domain-containing protein, with product MTRALTRTAILLAASAGLAAAAVQPVAQADNRRFNSSVVQNVYVVQRQAGCTNDLNVSPQLLLAAEWHAKDLMGNRSLGGDIGSDGSTPQQRAEAAGFRGGVAETVAIHPALAISGIELINLWYHNPAYHAIMSDCGFTKMGVWSENSLDRTVVVAVYGRPD from the coding sequence ATGACCCGAGCTCTCACCCGCACCGCAATCCTGTTGGCCGCCTCGGCCGGTTTGGCCGCGGCGGCAGTGCAACCAGTCGCCCAGGCCGACAACCGGCGGTTCAACTCCAGCGTGGTGCAGAACGTCTACGTCGTGCAGCGCCAAGCCGGCTGCACGAACGACCTGAATGTCAGCCCGCAACTCCTGCTCGCCGCCGAATGGCACGCCAAGGACCTCATGGGCAACCGGAGTCTGGGCGGCGACATCGGCTCGGACGGGTCGACACCGCAGCAGCGCGCCGAGGCCGCCGGTTTCCGGGGCGGTGTCGCCGAGACCGTCGCCATCCATCCGGCGCTCGCGATCAGCGGTATCGAGCTGATCAACCTCTGGTATCACAACCCGGCTTATCACGCGATCATGTCCGACTGCGGTTTCACGAAGATGGGGGTCTGGTCGGAGAACAGCCTGGACCGCACGGTCGTCGTCGCGGTGTACGGCCGCCCGGACTGA
- a CDS encoding DUF732 domain-containing protein encodes MIGAAAAVALGGWAVVAEPPKAHADAVAYLVNVTVRPGYNFANADAALSYGHGICRKIADGRAYGDLIADVKADFRTTEEYQASYLITQAANELCPAMIWQLRNSAAGYRSPTG; translated from the coding sequence CTGATCGGCGCCGCCGCCGCGGTCGCACTCGGGGGATGGGCGGTGGTCGCCGAACCGCCGAAGGCGCATGCGGACGCGGTGGCCTACCTGGTCAACGTGACGGTGCGGCCCGGCTACAACTTCGCCAACGCCGATGCGGCGCTGTCCTACGGTCACGGGATCTGCCGCAAGATCGCCGACGGCCGTGCCTACGGCGACCTCATCGCCGATGTCAAAGCCGACTTCCGAACAACCGAGGAGTATCAGGCCTCCTACCTGATCACCCAGGCGGCCAACGAACTCTGCCCGGCCATGATCTGGCAGTTGCGCAACTCCGCCGCCGGCTACCGCTCACCCACCGGGTGA